The Aedes aegypti strain LVP_AGWG chromosome 1, AaegL5.0 Primary Assembly, whole genome shotgun sequence sequence CGTTTCGGGTTAGGGCATCTTAAGTAGGTATGACCAGGACTCTCGCATTGCCAACAGATGATTGCTGTTGCTAAATCTCTGCTGCTGATTTCTCCAGCCGATGCTTGAGGTACATTTTCAGACGATCGCCCTCTCCAGTTGGTCGCTCGCAGAGCGCTCACTTCTTCCACCGAGTTTCTCGCTGCTTCGTTTCGGAAAGCTAAATCTAGCTGGAAGGCTTCTCGTTCCATGATATTTGCTGAATCCGGTTCTTCCTCTACATCTTGATTCAGTTCCATCATATTGACTTGCGCGGCTCCAAATTGTCTATTTTGCAGGGGCCGATTAACACTCTCCATTCTATTTAAGACCGGCCGCTGGGATATGGTCTGTTCAGGGCGAGACGCTAACGCTCGTGCAGTTGCTGGAGCACGTCCTCGAATAGAGTAGGACCGTGACACCTCAAAATCCTTGCATACTGTGACGAGATCTCTGACACAGGTGGATCGCGAGGCTGCAGCGATCGGCGAAAAATCCGAATTCAAATGTGATTTCAGAATAAAcagtttctcagcttctgaaatTGCCGGTTCTACGATTTCGAATGCCGCCACCaaatctctataaaaatttgTGAACGGCTCATTCGGTCCCTGGAATCGTAAATACAAATCTTGTTTGACTATCTCTGAATAGTTTGGAGGCAAGAACTCCTGTTTGATCTCCGCTTTGAAGATCTCCCATGTCGTTAGATCGAGGTACGAGCGTGTGTACCACTGAAGAGCACGGCCTTTCAGAAGATGCTTGATTGAGCGAAGTAGTGATTGGTCATCCATACCTTCCGTGACGGCATAGGTATTCACTTGATTCAAAAATTCTCCTAACTTCACGATGTTGTTTTCTCCAGCGTATTCGAATGGCCATTTGTGAACTGGTTGCTGAAACCGATTGGAAATAGGTTGTTGAAGGGATCTCGGTGTATTAGGCCTATATAAGACGCCAGCTGGTGGTGTTGGAATGTTTCTGCGGGAATCTTGAGCCATCCCGGATTCTCGCTGTATCTGAGGACCCCAGTATCCAGATATGGATCCATAGGTGTAGTTTGGGGCGGGGTTCGCTTGCTGTTGCACCGCAGCCAAGCTttgctgttgctgctgatgTTGTAACTGCCATTCTAATTGCTGTCGTCTGTGTTGCTCCTGCTGAAGTTGCTGCTCCAACTGTTGCTGCTGCAATTGCATCTGATTCAAAAGCAGATGAAGGCTCTGCTCTTGCTGAAATCCTTGCTGTTGTTCATGCTGTAGACGTTGCTCTTGATGGTTTGGAGGTTGACGGAGTTCGGGAGGATCCTGAAGAGATTGCTGCGGTATgaactgctgctgttgttgtttttGATCGAGGaattgttgttgttgatgtGTATCGAGAATCCTTTTATCCTGATTTGAAGAGCCTTGCTGAATGTTCTCATTTTGTAGTTCTTGTTGAAGTTCTCGTTCTAATAGTTTTTGCTGCTTCCCTGCTTCGTCGATGCTTGATTGGAGCTGAGCAATTTTCAACCGCTTCAGTGTTTCCGGGTCACTAGGAAGGTCTTCAGGATCTCCATTTCCATCGTGAGCGCCTGTGGTAttctcctgcaggaattcctcgaTTTGTTGAAGAGCGTTGCAAACTTTTGCTGcagatttttttgcattttccaaGATCATGGAGTCCGATATGAGCGAAAGCCTAAACTTGTAATGCAGTAATCTTGACCTCAATGATGCCACCTGGATTTTGTTTCCTTGCTTGAAGGCTGTGTTCAAGGCGAGAAAGATTGGAGAAAGTGTTGTTTGGCAGTGGTATATGCTGTCCATGTCTGATGCCACGTGAGATGAATAACTAGGTGCCGGCGTCCCATTTCTCTCTCGGTCGATAAGCTGCTGCAATCTTGAGATTTTCCAGTCCAGATCCTTTCCTCGAATTCCCGTCGTGTTGCGTAAAAGAAGCTCGAAGTCTATCTCCTCCGGTGTAAGATGATTCCAGTCCATTGTGATGCACTTGCACCTGCACAGCTCACTACACTGTCCCAATCGCTGATCACTCACTTGACAGACGCGTACGCGAAGACAACCGAACGCGAACGTGGGTTTTTTAGTCTGGGCGCCAATGTGACAGTTTTCCTATTAGGTGTAGGATTCTGTCTAATGGAGCGCAACGCAAAAATGCTAAATCTCTAAACTAAATGACCACTGAgggaaaaaatggtcaatcgggtGGTAACACACCTGTATGCTCAAAGTTTTGCTATTCCGGCTAGCCACTCAAATTGTTTGAGACGTGCGAGCAGCCGATTGGCCAAGGCAATGGGAAAAGCAATGATCAACTCAATTCTAACTATAAATGACAAGGGATGAAGTTGTTACTTAATGAAACTGACCGCTCATGATTAACTTATATCTATTCTACATACTTTTCTGGCATTCGTCTTAAGCCTATCACGAACCGGTGGGGGCCTCTTGCTGCATTCGCTGCATCGGCGATGTTGTGGCGGTCGTTGATCCCTCCCTGCACCAGCTATGCAACTAGCCTCACAACACTGCTACCCGCAACACTCTCTCGCTCTCACGCAAAGCCATAAAATGTCGCACGGCTCCTGGAGTCACACCGAACGGTGTCGCATGGTCCTGTGTCGTGTGAGAGAGTTTCCAGCGTAATGCACCACTCTCAGCCTTCGGGTTCCCATGCAACGCTACAGTCTGTACTCGGCTCTTGAAAGGGCTGTGTGCACGTGCACTCGTCGTTCGCTGCTCCAGCGGTCGACGATATGCAGTTGGTGGTCGTTCCTGTGATGAGGCCGGCCTGGACGGCAAGGAATGGATGGTAGCTGCCGTGGTAGAGCCAATATATTGGTGGGCTGCAAATAAAAGGCCTTCTGTTGAAGGGCCACGACGCATGGTTAGGCACCGTTGATCTGTAGCATGTTTGCCGGAATTTACCTGTTGAAGGCCTTGTCGCCCTTATGTTGGGAAATGGCTCAGCTTGTTCAAGCTTCACGGGGTTTGCCAGCAGACACTATTTTGTGCGGCGTTCCGTTTCGTTTGGGCCGAATGATGTCTAGAACTCGTAATCTGGCCTATGTGGTTCCTAATGAGCACGCAAGAGTGTTTTAAAGCATGTAGTTTTAAAAGCTTTCGCATTACCTGTTTGTGCGAGATGGTATTGATCATTGACCACTGGCACGTGGTCAGCACATGGTGCATTCACCTACACAAAACAATAGTTCGGTTAGGATGGATAAGGTGAGGTTGTGCACTGCATTTTACCTTCAGTTATTCGTGATCCTAATTTGCACCATCAGTAAGGACATGCTTTGTTTGATGCACTTTTGGATTTAACATGCACTTAACTCGCACTAGGCAGGCAACCATTTGCATCGACTATACAGAGCACTCTGGAGCATGCTTTTGTTTCAGGTCCACCAGTCGGCTCAATATTATCTGGCTCCGTGTATTGCGACTGTGCGGGTATTGGAGATCGAAGCAGTTTTGATCGATTTGCTTGTAGTATGCGAGAGAATGTAGATGATGTGATGTGTAGTAATCTGCGTTTATTGATGGCTTGTATGCACTCCAAGAAAACAATTTACATTTTGTCGGCATAATTTCGATAATTGGTAACAGAACTCCggatagaatctcttgaggaattccgggtgaaatctcagaagaaaccctggaggaatatcttggaggaaatcttaaATATATTGTTGAAGAAGCTCctgatggaggaatttctgatgaaaatcgtAGATTAACtagtgatggaatccctagaggaaccactgatagaatctctggaagaattcaaggtggagtctctgaaggaactgctgatggaattgctggagaaacttctaatggaattgctagatatattcctgatggaatccctggagaagttccagttgcaatcgctgaaggaactcctgatagaatccctggtgaaatttctgatgaaactcatGTAAGAATCTAGAAGAATTATTTATGACATTCCTAGAAGgagtcctgatggaattcctcaaggaattcctgatataatctctggaggaaattcaggtgcaatctctgaaagaactctggaggaactcctgatgcagTCCCCAGAAGAaatctgatggaagccctaaaggtattcctgatagtatccctataggaactcctgatggaatccttgaattaactcctgatggaatccttggaagaactcctatctatagatattcttgaaggaactcctaatcatTGGAgggacttctgatggaatccctttaggaactcctgataaaatccctggtagaattcctgataagtttccagatagaactcttgatagaatcccttgaggaactcctcataatatttctagaagaaacattgatggaattcctcgaggaacatttgatttaatctcttgaaaaaatccgggtgaaatctcagaaggaactcttgatggaatccctggaggaactcctgatgaaatctccagaagaactccgatgaaagccctaaaggtactcccgaTAGAATCCAGATGCAGATACATAAATACAGATAATATAGATacaggagctcctgatgaaatccctgggggaactcctgaaggaatccttgaaggaatttgtaaagatattcttgaaggaactctgtatggaatcattgaaggaagtcctgttgaaatcccgagaagaactcctagaactagagcaacgacggacagagtccatggaggaattccaggtggaatctctgaaatatctcctgatagaatccctggagaaacttctgatgaaatccctagttgaGTTCTAGGtccaatccctgaaagaattcctgatcgaatctctggaggaatttcagatggaatccctgaaagaattcctgatggaatccctacgcGAACACCTGATGATacccccagaagaattcttgatggtattcctagaggaactagaATCCCTAGAGCCAGTCCTGATAAAAACCCTTAAGGAACTGCTAAATGAAACCttcgtgaaatttatgattgaatcttaagaagttctcctgatggaatgcctggatgaaattgtgtttgattccctagaataactcctgattctagagcagaggccttccttagccgagtggtcagagtccgcggctacaaagcaaaaccatgctgaaggtttctgggttaaATTTCCGGtctgtccaggatcttttcgtaatggaaatttacttgacttccctgggcatagagtatcatcgtacctgctacacgatatacgaagttgagaagcaggctctgtcccagtgaagacgtaacgccaagaagaagaagaactcctcattctcagaggaatcactgatggaatatttgtaggaactcctgatagaatcccatgaggaatttcagttgaactttcggtaggaatttataaaggaattcttaCCAAAATttctggagtttctccagaaatccaaTCAAGAGTTTGTCTAGTGATAAcaagaaatttctgtaagaattcctttataaattcctaCCGAAAGTTCAactggtggaatcatgaaggagttttggaagaattattaaAGATATTACAAGAGAATTACCTGGcgaaattcctggtaaaattcttgatagaatccctgtagtacaaatccaaatacaagccatggatggatttttttgaatcacaggtaaaactgctgatggattctttgaagatatttctggagaaattggttcaggaataattaaagaatgcttgatgaatttgctaaagaaaacggTTAGAGATAGATGGAAACGATATTTCACTAtctatatagaaacaactcaagagcgcgcatttgatgaatcactatggcaccgacgctgcgtaaattcacgcattttcactttccacccatctgcatcggtagttcatgggacgtcgaagcttcaatttgacatgatgacgtcgatgttcgtgcaacatcccttcagacggtacgatcggttcgtcaaacatttggctccgcccaccggtggtttgagcaaaatcaaactcgtttgattttggccgaccgattcgtcaaccgtcaaatcggtttcacaaactgtcaaattggttcgtcaagcagcatcacacacggtcaaacatagcaccaacatgagcatcaacctggggggcggagtcaatgttggtcaaaccgtctgagcgtctgtggggtgcattACGAACTGGCGGTGATGAATCAAGAAAATCATCGATGAAGCAGAAGATAACGTGCCATTACTGATTGGAAGGTCATTTTCGTCGGGATTGCAGGAAGTTTGCGAGTGACAAGAAAAGGCAGCAGAAACCCAGAGAGCAAAAGGTGAAGCTGGCAGCTATAACGATGAAATGGAGATGTGCCTGGCGGCCGGTGAGCAATCTGGTGGCGATCTGTGGCTATTGGACTCTGGAGCAACTTCCCACATGACGAACGATGTGCGTTTCCTGAACAGTTTGGATGTCTCACGAAAAACCGGAATTAGTTTGGCGGATGGAAAGAAAGTCGATGGATGCGGTGTTGGTACCGGCGTGTTCCGAGGTATGAATGATCAAGGTACAGCAGTCAAGGTCCAACAATCCATCTGTGGTACGTCCTGCGAGGGGAAACAGAGCCGAGCCTCATTTCCAAAGGAGTCAGAGAGCAGAACAGTGGCAGTTGGCGATCTTATTCATATGGACCTGTGCGGACCGTTTGGGGAGCGTACACCAAGTGGAAATCGATTTTGCCTGGTGATCATCGACGACTATTCTCGCTATACCGAAGTTTACCTGATGCGATGCAAATCGGAAGCAATCCTCAAGATCCAACAGTACGTTAACTTGATGGCAAACCAATTCGGAAGAAACCCCAGAACAATGCGATCGGATGGCGGAGGAGAATTTATCAACGGAAAATTGCAACAGTTCTGTCATGATAATGGAATCCGAGTGCAAAAGTCAACTCCCTACAGCCCACAGCAGAATGGAGTAGCGTTTGCCAACATCATCGTCAAGCAAAACTCCTTACGAGCTTTACCATGGAAAGAAGCCGTCGTATACCCACTTCCGGATCTTCGGATCAACAGCTTACGTGCACATTCCAAAGCAGAAACGCAGAAAGCTCGACAAGAAGGCAGAAAAGTTGACATTTGTTGGTTACGCCGAAAGATATAAAGCATACCGCTTCCTGAATCGAGTGGATTGTTCAATAACTATCAGTAGAGATGCAAAACTCGATGAAACCTTCAATGAGAAACCTGAAGTGATGGAGCATGTCGATGATGACGTAGTAGTGATTTTGAAGAATGATAATCCTATACCTGACATTGTAGAAGTAGAACCTGAGCAAACTAAGCCAATCGTTAATGATGATGAAGCCGAGCATCCTGAGGAGCTTTAAGATGATGAATCTGAGGGTGAACCCAACTGCGATGCTACCACGCCCAGACGATCATCGAGGCCAAATAAAGGTGTTCCCCCGAAATAGTACGAGCGGATATTTGCAGCTACAGAATGTCAGGAGGAGCCAACGAATTTTGCTGCAGCAATGTCAAGTGACCATAAGGAGGAATGGAAGCTGGCCATGGAGGAAGAAATTGAATCCATCGAAGATGACAAAACGTGGAAGTTAGTTGATTTGCCAGCTGGAAGAAAAGCAATTGGTGCCAAATGGGtctacaaaataaaacgagatGCTAACGGCGGAAATTTCAAGATTCAAGGCAAGACTGGTAGCCAAAGGATACAGTCAACAATACGGCGTTGATTACGACGAAATATTTGCACCTATAGTACGTCAAGCAACATTTAGAACACTACTAGCTGTTGCTGCTAAGAAAGGTATGTCTGTACGCCACAACGATATCAAGACTGCGTTTTTACACGGCACTCTTGAGGAGGATATTTATATGCAGCAACCTCCTGGATTTGTGGTCAAAGGAAGTGAACAAAAAGTGTATCGACTGTACAAAAGCCTCTATGGATTAAAGCAAGCAGCCAAAGCATGGAACCAGCGGCTCAATGCGGAACTGGAACGGCAAGGATTTAGACGCTCAGAATCTGATCCGTGTTTGTATGTGAAGCTTGAAAATGGAAAGCACAGCTACGTTCTGGTCTATGTCGACGACATTTTGGTTACAAGCGAGGACAACAATCTGTTCACAAAGACTGAGAAAGCATTACGAAGAAGTTTTACGCTAACCTCGTTAGGAGAAGTCCACTGGTATCTAGGAATGGAAGTTAAGCGAAATGAAAAGGGAGATTTCTTTCTGAGTCAAGAACGATATATTGAGCAAGTCGCGAAGTCAACTAGTCTGGCAGaaactaaaccatcaagaataCCTTTGGATCCAGGATACCACAATCACGAAGCGAGTGAGCGTCTTCCTGATAACAAGGACTATCAAAAGCTGATGGGTCAATTGCTGTACGTAGCCGTGAATACCAGACCAGATATTTCTGCTGCAGTATCCATTTTAAGCAGAAAGACAAGTTGTCCAACGAAAGATGATTGGGTTGAGCTGAAACGAGTAGCCCGATACCTCATGAGTACCAAGAACTTATGCCTGCGGC is a genomic window containing:
- the LOC110674259 gene encoding uncharacterized protein LOC110674259 — its product is MMELNQDVEEEPDSANIMEREAFQLDLAFRNEAARNSVEEVSALRATNWRGRSSENVPQASAGEISSRDLATAIICWQCESPGHTYLRCPNPKRFLFCYSCGKKGCTTRNCDACILRWRQLEAHNASQVPGNRNWENPQ